Genomic segment of Juglans microcarpa x Juglans regia isolate MS1-56 chromosome 7S, Jm3101_v1.0, whole genome shotgun sequence:
TAAGCAAATGTAGAGAGATTGGGTTCCCATgcagtaattatttttttctatggagaaaaaaaatatatcttctACTGAGTAACGAGAATTGTTTGGCCACACAATATGGTTTGATCaagtaatagataaataatctatcacagtatataattttgaaaattatgaaattttgcTTTTGTGAAGTCTCGTTATCTTTTCCCAACTCAAAATTCTGAGTTTAAAGGGTTAAATTCAATTATTACCACTTCAATCTTGATCTCTGATCGATAAACTCAATAAGCTTTGAAGTTGCTTAGTTCTTcacctggaaaaaaaaataatgtattttaattataattttataatttgtaaagacatatatatatatatatatatatatatatatataatacccgTGGAAAATCATATAAAGTTATCTGACATTttaaacaactatatatataattatatatattatttttcattaaataattttaattttccttaTGCATCACACATGTTTACAACTAGTGTATCTACTGTATACATCATAATCTTCACAAGTttgttcttcctcttctctccaCCCACAAGTAATTTGTAGGCTTTTTGTGTGCCAAGGGACCATCGATCCATGACCTGGTTTTACTTATGATGATTCATGAGACACGGCTAATTCAACGACCATTTGTAAGGATCGAATCTGTGGTAGACATGGAAGGAGCAGAACCCTTGCCAGATGATGAAataaatgacaaaaagaaagggtGTTCTTCATTACTTGTAAACGTACCAAAAGAAGCAGTGTCATATGGTAGATCTGGCAGATAAGCATTGCCATCCAGGAACTGCATCACTTGCCTCATGCTAGGCCTGGCTGCTGGAATTGCATGTGAGCAGAGCAGCCCTAGTTTCAAAACCAACACCATTTCCTCCGACACATAGGAACCTTCCAATCTAGGATCACTGGCATCAAGGATAGCTCCTTTTCTCCCACATTCAAAGACCCAATCAACCAAAACTACTTCCTCAGGCAGCGCTTGTTGCTCTATAGGCCTCCTTCCACAGGCCACCTCGAGCATGAAAGCCCGAAAGCAAACACATCAGTGCAGGTGGTTGCCCTTCCTGTTCTAGTAAGCTCTGGAGCTAAATATCCTACAGTCCCAACCACGTGGGTGGTTTGGGGATTGGTACCATGGTCATATAATCTGGCAAGGCCAAAATCTCCTAGCCTTCCATTTAATTCAGCATCTAAGAGAACATTGCTTGCCTTTACATCTCTGTGTAGAACAACCTGTTCCCACTCTTCATGGAGGTAAAGAAGGCCAGATGCTACTCCTCTGAGGATTTGAAATCGTTGAAACCAGTTAAGGCTTGTTCTTTCATTGCTATATAATAACTTTTCCAGACTTCCATTGGGCATATAATCATAGACCAAGAGGAGTTCTCCCCTTCGCCGGCAATAGCCGAGGAGCTGCACCAAGTGCCTGTGCCTCAGTCTTCCCATGCTAATAATCTCAGCCACAAATTCCTTCATCCCTTGTTTGGAATCATGAGCAACTCTCTTGACAGCAATTTGAACATTAGAAGGAAGTGTTCCTCTATAAACCTTTCCAAAACCTCCTGCTCCAAGAAGCTCTGTGTCTTTAAAACCTTTGGTTGCTTTATGGAGACTCTTATAGCTGAACCTGCGAGGACCATACTCCTTTTCCCAATCTTCACGCACTTCTTCATATTTCTTCCTCCTTAAAAAGCAAACAACTCCAAGGATTGTTATCAGCACAACCGCTACTGCAACGAGAAAAGTCATGATCATTAGTCCTggtttatcttttcttttcctctgcGGGGGAAGTGGAGGGAGGCTCGAAACATCGAGGCTTTGTGCTTGTCCACTTTTATTAAAGCTCCATCCAAGAATGTAGTGGTTGCATGCAAGTGTACCTGTGGCAGAAGAGAAACCAACATACATAGATTCCAAGAGAATTTGAGACAGATTGATGGATTTTGACAAGAGTGGACTGTTTGGTTTTGGGATTCTGGTAGGAGCTAGTGTTACATTCAGCAACTTTTCTACTTCATCGTACTCTATCCAAAGTTGCATTGGATTCCCACGTATGAGCTCCAAGCTTATATTCCTCCCTTCTTTATTGGAAAAATATGTTGCAGGAGCTGATTCAACTGATTTCAGGCCATTCACATCAATTCCCACATGATTATTATCGATGTCTTCAAATTCAGGATTCTTAACAGAATCAATCTCAATGGCCAAAATCTGGTTTGCAGGAAGCCCGTTATTTGACGAATTGAAGAGTCCAAGATACTGATTTGCTACAGCATGGATGAAGTCCCTGGAGGGACTGATGGCAAAGGCCAAGCCATGACCAGCGAGATTTGGAGGTTGAGGAACCATGGCAAAGACAAAGTTTGTCGAAAATGATAGAGAACTAGTTGGGTTGAATTTTATGGGAAATTTGTAGAAAGCATGACCAACTTGCTGGTTTGAAAGGTTGGTTAGCTGCAAGAGACCATTGGGGTGAATTTCTGCTATTCCGTCAAGATGCAGATTGGCTTGATTGAATCCATTGTAGATGAATTGGTTTTCATCTTGAGCAAAGGCCAAGGGAAAAATGGAAACATAGAGAATTATCAGAAAATAAAGTGATCTAAGAACCGTGGCCATCAGGAGAAGTGGGAGAGATGTGCCTTCCTGTGAACAGAGGGTTTTCACTGTTTCCAATAACGTGTCTATCTCTATTCCTAAATCATCACAGAAGaactttcttccttttctttgcaATGATCCTTTAAATGAGCCAGCCAAGATATCAACATCT
This window contains:
- the LOC121240590 gene encoding LOW QUALITY PROTEIN: L-type lectin-domain containing receptor kinase SIT2-like (The sequence of the model RefSeq protein was modified relative to this genomic sequence to represent the inferred CDS: inserted 1 base in 1 codon), yielding MATVLRSLYFLIILYVSIFPLAFAQDENQFIYNGFNQANLHLDGIAEIHPNGLLQLTNLSNQQVGHAFYKFPIKFNPTSSLSFSTNFVFAMVPQPPNLAGHGLAFAISPSRDFIHAVANQYLGLFNSSNNGLPANQILAIEIDSVKNPEFEDIDNNHVGIDVNGLKSVESAPATYFSNKEGRNISLELIRGNPMQLWIEYDEVEKLLNVTLAPTRIPKPNSPLLSKSINLSQILLESMYVGFSSATGTLACNHYILGWSFNKSGQAQSLDVSSLPPLPPQRKRKDKPGLMIMTFLVAVAVVLITILGVVCFLRRKKYEEVREDWEKEYGPRRFSYKSLHKATKGFKDTELLGAGGFGKVYRGTLPSNVQIAVKRVAHDSKQGMKEFVAEIISMGRLRHRHLVQLLGYCRRRGELLLVYDYMPNGSLEKLLYSNERTSLNWFQRFQILRGVASGLLYLHEEWEQVVLHRDVKASNVLLDAELNGRLGDFGLARLYDHGTNPQTTHVVGTVGYLAPELTRTGRATTCTDVFAFGLXMLEVACGRRPIEQQALPEEVVLVDWVFECGRKGAILDASDPRLEGSYVSEEMVLVLKLGLLCSHAIPAARPSMRQVMQFLDGNAYLPDLPYDTASFGTFTSNEEHPFFLSFISSSGKGSAPSMSTTDSILTNGR